A single Bos mutus isolate GX-2022 chromosome 25, NWIPB_WYAK_1.1, whole genome shotgun sequence DNA region contains:
- the ASL gene encoding argininosuccinate lyase isoform X1 — protein MASESGKLWGGRFVGTVDPIMEKFNSSITYDRHLWEADVQGSKAYSRGLEKAGLLTKAEMDQILHGLDKVAEEWAQGTFKLNPNDEDIHTANERRLKELIGETAGKLHTGRSRNDQVVTDLRLWMRQNCSMLSALLCELIRTMVDRAEMERDVLFPGYTHLQRAQPIRWSHWILSHAVALTRDSERLLEVRKRINVLPLGSGAIAGNPLGVDRELLRAELDFGAITLNSMDATSERDFVAEFLFWASLCMTHLSRMAEDLILYGTKEFSFVQLSDAYSTGSSLMPQKKNPDSLELIRSKAGRVFGRCAGLLMTLKGLPSTYNKDLQEDKEAVFEVSDTMSAVLQVATGVISTLQIHRENMGRALSPDMLATDLAYYLVRKGMPFRQAHEASGKAVFMAETKGVALNQLSLQELQTISPLFSGDVSHVWDYGHSVEQYEALGGTARSSVDWQIGQLRALLRAQQTESPPHASPK, from the exons ATGGCATCGGAG AGCGGGAAGCTATGGGGTGGCCGGTTTGTGGGCACAGTGGACCCCATCATGGAAAAGTTCAACTCATCCATCACGTACGACCGGCACCTCTGGGAGGCGGACGTGCAGGGCAGCAAAGCCTACAGCCGGGGCCTGGAGAAGGCGGGGCTCCTCACCAAAGCCGAGATGGACCAGATACTCCATGGCCTGGACAAG GTAGCTGAGGAGTGGGCTCAGGGCACCTTCAAACTAAACCCCAATGATGAGGACATCCATACGGCCAATGAGCGGCGTCTGAAG GAGCTCATTGGTGAAACCGCGGGGAAGCTGCACACGGGACGAAGTCGGAACGACCAG GTGGTCACTGACCTCAGGCTGTGGATGCGGCAGAATTGCTCCATGCTCTCAGCCCTCCTCTGCGAACTCATCAGAACCATGGTGGATCGGGCAGAGAT GGAACGTGATGTCCTCTTCCCAGGGTACACACACCTGCAGAGGGCTCAGCCGATCCGCTGGAGCCACTGGATCCTGAG CCATGCCGTGGCTCTGACCAGAGACTCTGAAAGGCTGCTGGAGGTGCGGAAGCGGATCAACGTCCTGCCCCTGGGGAG CGGGGCCATTGCAGGCAACCCCCTGGGTGTGGACCGGGAACTGCTCCGAGCAG AACTGGACTTTGGGGCCATCACTCTCAACAGCATGGATGCCACCAGTGAGCGAGACTTTGTGG CCGAGTTCCTGTTCTGGGCTTCGCTGTGCATGACCCACCTCAGCAGGATGGCTGAGGATCTCATCCTCTATGGCACCAAGGAGTTCAGCTTCGTGCAGCTCTCAGATGCCTACAG cacCGGAAGCAGTCTGATGCCCCAGAAGAAAAACCCAGACAGCCTGGAGCTGATCCGGAGCAAGGCGGGGCGAGTGTTTGGGCGG TGTGCTGGGCTCCTGATGACACTCAAGGGACTTCCGAGCACCTACAACAAGGACTTACAG GAAGACAAGGAAGCCGTGTTTGAAGTGTCCGACACCATGAGCGCTGTCCTCCAAGTGGCCACTGGTGTCATCTCTACCCTGCAG ATTCACCGTGAGAACATGGGACGGGCTCTGAGTCCTGACATGCTAGCCACTGACCTCGCCTACTACCTGGTCCGAAAAGGG ATGCCATTCCGCCAGGCCCACGAGGCCTCCGGGAAAGCCGTGTTCATGGCTGAGACCAAGGGGGTCGCCCTCAATCAGCTGTCACTGCAGGAGCTGCAGACCATCAG CCCCCTGTTCTCGGGCGACGTGAGCCACGTGTGGGACTACGGACACAGCGTGGAGCAGTACGAGGCCCTGGGAGGCACCGCGCGCTCCAGCGTCGACTGGCAGATCGGCCAGCTGCGAGCTCTCCTCCGGGCACAGCAGACCGAGAGCCCTCCCCACGCCTCTCCCAAATAA
- the ASL gene encoding argininosuccinate lyase isoform X2 has product MEKFNSSITYDRHLWEADVQGSKAYSRGLEKAGLLTKAEMDQILHGLDKVAEEWAQGTFKLNPNDEDIHTANERRLKELIGETAGKLHTGRSRNDQVVTDLRLWMRQNCSMLSALLCELIRTMVDRAEMERDVLFPGYTHLQRAQPIRWSHWILSHAVALTRDSERLLEVRKRINVLPLGSGAIAGNPLGVDRELLRAELDFGAITLNSMDATSERDFVAEFLFWASLCMTHLSRMAEDLILYGTKEFSFVQLSDAYSTGSSLMPQKKNPDSLELIRSKAGRVFGRCAGLLMTLKGLPSTYNKDLQEDKEAVFEVSDTMSAVLQVATGVISTLQIHRENMGRALSPDMLATDLAYYLVRKGMPFRQAHEASGKAVFMAETKGVALNQLSLQELQTISPLFSGDVSHVWDYGHSVEQYEALGGTARSSVDWQIGQLRALLRAQQTESPPHASPK; this is encoded by the exons ATGGAAAAGTTCAACTCATCCATCACGTACGACCGGCACCTCTGGGAGGCGGACGTGCAGGGCAGCAAAGCCTACAGCCGGGGCCTGGAGAAGGCGGGGCTCCTCACCAAAGCCGAGATGGACCAGATACTCCATGGCCTGGACAAG GTAGCTGAGGAGTGGGCTCAGGGCACCTTCAAACTAAACCCCAATGATGAGGACATCCATACGGCCAATGAGCGGCGTCTGAAG GAGCTCATTGGTGAAACCGCGGGGAAGCTGCACACGGGACGAAGTCGGAACGACCAG GTGGTCACTGACCTCAGGCTGTGGATGCGGCAGAATTGCTCCATGCTCTCAGCCCTCCTCTGCGAACTCATCAGAACCATGGTGGATCGGGCAGAGAT GGAACGTGATGTCCTCTTCCCAGGGTACACACACCTGCAGAGGGCTCAGCCGATCCGCTGGAGCCACTGGATCCTGAG CCATGCCGTGGCTCTGACCAGAGACTCTGAAAGGCTGCTGGAGGTGCGGAAGCGGATCAACGTCCTGCCCCTGGGGAG CGGGGCCATTGCAGGCAACCCCCTGGGTGTGGACCGGGAACTGCTCCGAGCAG AACTGGACTTTGGGGCCATCACTCTCAACAGCATGGATGCCACCAGTGAGCGAGACTTTGTGG CCGAGTTCCTGTTCTGGGCTTCGCTGTGCATGACCCACCTCAGCAGGATGGCTGAGGATCTCATCCTCTATGGCACCAAGGAGTTCAGCTTCGTGCAGCTCTCAGATGCCTACAG cacCGGAAGCAGTCTGATGCCCCAGAAGAAAAACCCAGACAGCCTGGAGCTGATCCGGAGCAAGGCGGGGCGAGTGTTTGGGCGG TGTGCTGGGCTCCTGATGACACTCAAGGGACTTCCGAGCACCTACAACAAGGACTTACAG GAAGACAAGGAAGCCGTGTTTGAAGTGTCCGACACCATGAGCGCTGTCCTCCAAGTGGCCACTGGTGTCATCTCTACCCTGCAG ATTCACCGTGAGAACATGGGACGGGCTCTGAGTCCTGACATGCTAGCCACTGACCTCGCCTACTACCTGGTCCGAAAAGGG ATGCCATTCCGCCAGGCCCACGAGGCCTCCGGGAAAGCCGTGTTCATGGCTGAGACCAAGGGGGTCGCCCTCAATCAGCTGTCACTGCAGGAGCTGCAGACCATCAG CCCCCTGTTCTCGGGCGACGTGAGCCACGTGTGGGACTACGGACACAGCGTGGAGCAGTACGAGGCCCTGGGAGGCACCGCGCGCTCCAGCGTCGACTGGCAGATCGGCCAGCTGCGAGCTCTCCTCCGGGCACAGCAGACCGAGAGCCCTCCCCACGCCTCTCCCAAATAA